AAAGAAGGGGAACCTATCACTACAGGTGTTATTAATTTGAAGACAAAAATTTCAAATAAAGACAGAGAATCAATCAGAAAGTATATAGAAGAATTAGGTTATAATCTTATTCGGATTTTTAATTACTATGAAAAAAAAGAGAATTTTTCCATCAAGGATTTAATCCTCACGGGTGATTATGCAAAAGTAGTAGGATTAAGGAAAAATCTTAAAGATTTATTTGGTTTTACAATTGAATTTGGTAACCCCTTTGTTTATCAAGATTTCAAAATGCCAAAAAGTCATACTGATATAGAAAGTATTGGATATGCCCAAGCATTGGGTTTAGCACTGAAGGGGCTTTCAAAACCTTCTATTAACTTGATCCCATATGAAGAGAAAAATACTCACAAGATTTTTTTGTTTAAAAAAAGAATTGAAAGGTCTGCTAAATTGAGTTTAATAATTGCTATTCCGGTGTTAATAATTTTAATTGTTATTTTGTTTTTTGGAAATTATAAAAATGCAAATTTAAATCGGACGCTTAACGATTTGAAAAAAAAGATAGTTGAATTATCTTATGTTGAGGAAAAAGAATCAATATTAAATCAGAAAATAAAAAAAATTAAAGAATTGAATCGAAATCGTATAAAGTGGTCAGAAAATCTTTATCATCTTGGTAAAGATATCCCTGAGGGGATTTGTCTTAAAAAAATATCGACCGATAATCGGCTTATTTCTGAAGGTTCAAATACTGCAAGAAAGATAAGGATTATAATTGAAGGACAATCTCTAAGTCAAGAACGGGTTATTGATTTGATAAATAATTTAGAAAAAAGATTCAAAAATATTGCTGTGGAAGATATGAAAGGTGAACTGCAATGCGAGTTCAGGATAAGTTTAGGGCTTTGATCAGTCCTTTAACTATATTCGTCTTGTTTATATGGTTAATTACTTGTATCTTGCTTTATAATGCTTTTTTGATATATATCAAAAATAAAACCTATATCATTCAATGTCAGGAATTGCAAAGCAAATTAAATATACTGCAAGAGAAGAGTAAACAATTAAAAAATAAGGAAATTTCTTTTAATCTAAAGGATGAGAGATTATCGGCAATACTATCCTTACTGGTTAGTGCAAGTAAAAAATCAGATGCACAAATCGGCGAAGTTAATATTGGAACAGAGATGGAAAACATGGACAATAAAGTTCTTCCCTTAATTATTGTAGTAAAAGGAACTTATAATCAGATCGGCAGGTTCATAAATAACATTGAAAGGGAGGACCCAAGATTACAATTCAATGACATAGAGTTATCAACAAAAGAGACAAATGGATTAGGAATCATATGTAAATTGAAGGGATATTTTATAATTTTATGAGAATCAAAAAGAGTTTAACAACGCTAATTTTGATTATAGTGATTTTGGTAATCTGGGTATATAATCTTCTGTTAATTAAAAATTTGCCAGTACAACCAGAACAATCAGTAAATAAAACATTTGATTCAAAATATATTGATTCTCTTCCTCTATTTAATTTTGAGTATAAAGATATTAAACGAGACCCATTCAATGTGATTCTTGATACTACGCCAAAAGAGACGGTGAAGCCAGTTTTTACGCTAAAAGGTGTCGTGTTGTCGCAAGGGGAATCTTCCGCCCTTATGGAAATTTTTAATGAAACTTATCTTTTGAGAAAAAACGAAACTTGTGTTGGTATAAAGATAAAGGAAATTACGCCAAAGAGTGTGACAATTGAATTCCGCGGGAAGGAAGAAATCTTGAAACTATGGGAATGAATATTTTTTATAAATGCTTGGTTCACGGGAAACGGTTAGCGGTTAATGAGTCAAAAGGTTATGCATTACTTATTGTAATAACAGTAACCTTTGTTGTGTCACTCTTTATTGGACTTATGGTCTCTCAATATATTTATCAAAGACATTCAATAAAATCTTCTATCCAGAAGATTCAAAGTTTTTACACTGCTGAGGCTGGGATAAAAAAGGCTTTTTATTATTTAAAGGAAAACCCTGAAAAGGGGATTGGATGGCGAACAGGGGGTTTAATTGCTGATAAACCGGTGAAAGAAAAGATCTTTTATCAGCAAAATTATGAAGTTGAACTTTCGGTTGTGGATGATTGCGGTTATCTGAGGATCAAAAGCCGGGCAATTGGAAAATTCCCAAAAACAATTGAAATTATCAGTGCCGGAATCTTCCCCGATGAACTGCAGAGCAGTCTGTGTCTAATTTCATCCAAGCCCTTAGTTTTAGGCGCAGGAAGTCAATTAAAGGGCAGAATCAAACTTAATCAGGAACCGATATATAGAGGCGGTAGCATTGATGGAATGTTAGAGACAAATAGTTCATTATCGTTACCAGTCGTTTTGACAGAGCCTTTTAAAAACTCAATAAAATATTTTCGGTATTTCCTTTCTCACCCCGAGAATTTTGACAGAGAGTTATTCTCACCGCAGGTCTTTTCACCCCAGAGACCGTTCCGAGCAAAGAAAATTTTTGTTAACGATGCCGTCCTGATTGAAAATAAAAATTTTGATTCATTATGGTGTGCAGGTGATAATCTGATTCTTGCTTCAACCGCTGAAATTCAGATTTCTGGTGCAACAAAAATTAGTAATTCAACCATCGTCGCTGTTGGACCAGTAAGGATTCTGGATAAGGCAGTTTTAAATTCTACAAAAATCTATTCCGAGACTTCAATTGAATTAAGAGAAGAGGCAAAATTTTCTGGTATTCTTATTGCTCCAGAAATTAAAGTTTCAGAAAAGGCGCAGATATTTAACTCCTCACTCATTTATTGTGGTGTGCCATTTAAAGATGGCAAGATTGTTTTTAATAATGAATTACCAATTTGCTGCACTATTATAAATCTCTGCCAGGGGAAAAATAGTTTGATTGAAATTTCAAGTAAATCGGAAATTGAAGGTTTTATATATACACTTGCCCCGATTAAACATTTAGGTAAGATTTCAGGCTTTGTCTATTGTCAGGGTTTTTACAACCCACCAATTACAGAAGATACCACCAATACCAATGTTCTATCCGGAGTTATTCAACCAATGCCAGCACCCGAATACTTTACGATACCTCTAATATTTCAGGAAATCAAAGACTTCAAAATTATTCAATGGCATGAATATTAAAAATACCTAAAATTCCAAAATGCCTAAATACCTAAAATCCGAAATTTCTAAACTACTCTCTACTCGCTACTCTCTACACTCTATTCAAGGAGGCTTTTCTCTCATTGAGCTCCTTGTTGCGCTAACCATTCTCAGTGCTGTACTTTTGCCTTTTTTGAGTTTTGTATCATATCGTTTAAAAAAAGAGCGAGAAAGCGATGATTTTATAGAGGCAATTGAAATCGCCAAATCAAAGATGGAAGGGATTTTACTTTTACCTGAAGTAAAGGATAAAGAAGAGACTATCGGAAATAAATTTATGTTAAAGATCAAGGTTCTTGATGGCGATCAGTACGACGAACCACAAAATTTAAAGCCACTTGAAATTCAAATCAGTGTTTCACGCCTTAAAGACAAAGTTAATCTAATTACCCTGTTTGCCCTGAAATGATAATACAACCATAAACCCAACTATACGACTATGCGACCATCCGACTATACGACTAAACCCGGTCTCACCCTTATTGAACTTTTGGTAGCAATGACCATATTCTCTATTATCCTTACCCTTACCCTTTTAGTCTTCTTAAATCTTCGGAAGGCGCAGACCCAGCTCGATAAGAAATATGAAATTAGTAACGAGGTAGAAAGGTTATGCAAAGAAATTGAAAATGCACTCAAATTTTGTCAGAAGTTGATTTCTTGCGGTCAAACTTACATTACATTTATTGATATCAATGGTGATACTATTGAATATCATCAAAATAATGATACACTTTATAAAAATAATAAAATTTTCACGAATTTAACAATTGATTCCCTTTCGTTTATTTTTGTCAGACTGAAAGAAAAAGAAGAAATAAAAGATTTTTATTTAATAGATGAAAATCGTGATGGAATTTTGACCGGTGGAGAATTAAAAAATATCTCTGGAATAGCAATTTATTTACTAGTTTCTTACCCAGAAGGATTTAAGAGAATAAAAATAAGAAAGAATTTCTTTATTGCATTCCGAAATTTATAGAACACATATTTGCACTATACATATTATGTGCCATTGCGAGCACCAGAAGGTTACGTGATGGCTTAATTCCTTTTGTGAGGGGTGATTAAAAATCAGATTGCTTCACTCATTTCATTCGCTTACAATGACATTGTGAAACAGACCTTTCGGATTTACAACGAATCCCCTGGTTCTACTGATACTTCCCTCATTTTATATCTATATAATACAATCAATCTACTCACCAGCGTGCGACCTAAATTCTCAGCCACCTTTTGAGAGACTTCCTCAATATCTTTCCCCACTGCGCTATTCACAAAGGAATTTATGATTTCCTTATCTCTGAATCTTATGATTTTCGTTGAAACAAGAAGTTTCTGGGTTCCTTTCTCAATATCCACACTTCTGTAATCCATAATATCATAACTTATCAAATAGTCAAATTTTCGGTTATTCAAAGTGTCCGCGTCAAAAATATTCAGCCTCCCTTTACTATTGTTTTTTATTATCTCTTTCAAAAAAAATTCTTTAAAGATATGCCTTATTTTTAAATTATCCACTCTGCTTTCATCAATTATTACAACATTTACTGGCTCAACAATAGTCTTTTGGCTATGAAATTTTACACAACGAGCAGTAGATAGTAAATTTAGAAATATTAATAAACATAAAACCGTCCAACTATTAAACCATCTAATCTCAAAACCACCCATCCGTGCAAATGGTGCTACTTCTAAAATGTTCATGATTTGAAATTTGGATTTTGGCATTTGAAATTTCATTCCATTACCCTCGGCGTAATATAAATTACCAATTCAGTTTCTTCCTGAGTCGTTGTGGTATGTGAGAACAACCTGCCAATGATTGGTATATCCCCCAAGATTGGGATTGACTCTCTTGACTCAACATTTGATGTCTGAATTAAACCCCCAATCCCAATCGTTTCACCATCTTTCAAGTTGACGGTTGTGCTTATTTGCCTGCGGGCAATTTCAGGCAGTCCTTCGGGTCCAAGAGATTTTAGATTTGATACTTCAGTCTGGATAACGGTTGTGATTTCACCTGCGGTACTGACCCAGGGGACTATTTTCAATCTTATCCCAGCATCAATTGAATGGAGTTGGTAGATTGGTGCTTCAGGTGTTCCAGTGGTGGTGCGATAATATCTCACCCAGCCCACATCAATTGAAGCTTCGTTCCCATTCAAAGTGGCAATCCTAGGCCTTGCCTTGACCTTTGCCTTGCCTTTTGTTTCTAAGACATCAATACTGAGCCAGAAATCTTCAGGCACGCGTCCTAATTTCGCCACATTGAAATATTCACCTATTTTATCTAAAATTGGATTTATATCATCGCCTGTTGCCGAATAGGTCAATCTCGGGAATATTCTATTTATTGTATCACTCCTTGCATATAGGCCGCGAAATCCAAGTTCCTGGCTTGCTGATTTTGAAAACTCAACAATCATTGCTTCAATCAGAACTTGGGGTGAACGCAGGTCAATTGTTTTGATGAAGTGCTCGACTCGAGAAATCAAATCTTCAGTTCCAAAGATTAGAATTGCATTCTGTTCTTTTACGATCTTTATATTTTCCGCGGGAATCCCCTGGGGCAAGAATTGAGGAACAAGGTCTGCCTTTATATATTTCAGGGGTATAAGTTTTGAAGTAGTTAATGCGGCTGAGGCTGGTGATGTCAGAGACTTTTCGCCAAACAAATATATCCCATTGATACGCCGATAGGTAAAATTTGTGCCCTGAAATAGCAAAGAAAAGGCCTCCTCTAATGGC
The nucleotide sequence above comes from candidate division WOR-3 bacterium. Encoded proteins:
- a CDS encoding type II secretion system protein gives rise to the protein MPKYLKSEISKLLSTRYSLHSIQGGFSLIELLVALTILSAVLLPFLSFVSYRLKKERESDDFIEAIEIAKSKMEGILLLPEVKDKEETIGNKFMLKIKVLDGDQYDEPQNLKPLEIQISVSRLKDKVNLITLFALK
- a CDS encoding type II secretion system protein, producing the protein MRPSDYTTKPGLTLIELLVAMTIFSIILTLTLLVFLNLRKAQTQLDKKYEISNEVERLCKEIENALKFCQKLISCGQTYITFIDINGDTIEYHQNNDTLYKNNKIFTNLTIDSLSFIFVRLKEKEEIKDFYLIDENRDGILTGGELKNISGIAIYLLVSYPEGFKRIKIRKNFFIAFRNL
- a CDS encoding secretin and TonB N-terminal domain-containing protein; this encodes MHFLFFSIFLLNQNLFYDSLEVDTIEVKEVDTPLITFDFKDADIKDVLRAIGVQMGVNIVTDREVEGKVTVHLEKVKLEDGLKAMLESYGFSLEKKENYYLVKKLEKERKKEINATKDRLTLDIKNIPIDELLRDIASQSKINIVADQTVSGEISGILYDVPLEKGLSSLLSANGFILKKSAGIYQVSKAGGELGRRKGLSVSVTNENLISLDVSDADIGDILDEISAQAELNTVRYGDVRGSINAKFEKMPLEEAFSLLFQGTNFTYRRINGIYLFGEKSLTSPASAALTTSKLIPLKYIKADLVPQFLPQGIPAENIKIVKEQNAILIFGTEDLISRVEHFIKTIDLRSPQVLIEAMIVEFSKSASQELGFRGLYARSDTINRIFPRLTYSATGDDINPILDKIGEYFNVAKLGRVPEDFWLSIDVLETKGKAKVKARPRIATLNGNEASIDVGWVRYYRTTTGTPEAPIYQLHSIDAGIRLKIVPWVSTAGEITTVIQTEVSNLKSLGPEGLPEIARRQISTTVNLKDGETIGIGGLIQTSNVESRESIPILGDIPIIGRLFSHTTTTQEETELVIYITPRVME
- the pilO gene encoding type 4a pilus biogenesis protein PilO, which codes for MIYIKNKTYIIQCQELQSKLNILQEKSKQLKNKEISFNLKDERLSAILSLLVSASKKSDAQIGEVNIGTEMENMDNKVLPLIIVVKGTYNQIGRFINNIEREDPRLQFNDIELSTKETNGLGIICKLKGYFIIL